A region of the Myxococcus stipitatus DSM 14675 genome:
TGGGCCAAGTGCGAGAGCTGCGACGAGATCATCTACCGGCAGGAGCTGGAGAAGCACTGGATGGTGTGTCCGCACTGCGACCACCACCACCCTTGGAACGCCCGCGCGCGCCTGGCGACGCTGCTGGACCCGTCCAGCTTCGAGGAGTTCGACAAGGAGCTGGAGCCGCAGGACCCGCTCGGGTTCAGCGACTCGAAGAAGTACAAGGACCGGCTGAAGTCCACGCGCAAGAACCTGGAGGAGAACGACGCGTTCGTCGCGGGCGTGGGCCGCATCGGCGGGCACCAGGTCTCCGTGGGCGCCTTCGTGTTCGAGTTCATGGGCGGCTCCATGGGCTCGGTGGTGGGCGAGAAGGTGACGCGCGTCTTCGAGCGCGCGCACGAGCTGAAGTGCTCCGCGCTCATCTTCTCCGCGTCCGGTGGCGCTCGCATGCAGGAGGGCATCTTCTCGCTGATGCAGATGGCGAAGACGTCCGCGGCCATCGCGCGCTTCCGCACGGGAAACAAGCCCTACATCTCCGTGCTGCTGCACCCGACGACGGGTGGCGTGGCCGCGTCCTTCTCGTGGCTGGGAGACGTCATCCTCGCCGAGCCCAAGGCGCTCATCGGCTTCGCCGGTCCCCGCGTCATCGAGCAGACCATCCGCCAGAAGCTGCCGGAGGGCTTCCAGCGCTCGGAGTTCCTGCTCGAGCACGGGATGATCGACACCATCGTCAACCGCAAGGACCTGCGCGCGAAGCTCGGGCAGATTCTCGGCCTCCTGGGCTGAGCCCGCGCTCCTGGAGCCGTGGACATGAGCGCGCCCAGGACCCCTGAAGAAGCGCTGGCCTTCCTCGCGCGGCTGAACCCCTCCGGCATCAAGCTGGGGCTGGAGCGCGTGCTCGAGGCCCTGGACGCGCTGGGACACCCGGAGCAGCGCTTCCGGGTGCTCCACGTCGCGGGCACCAACGGCAAGGGCAGCACCTGCGCCTTCGCCGCCACCGCGCTCCAGGCCGCGGGCCACCGCGTGGGCCTCTACACGTCGCCGCATCTGGTGCGCATCAACGAGCGCATCCGGGTGGACGGCGAGGACATCTCCGACGAGGAGTTCGGCCGCGCCATCCTCGACGTGCTGGAGCGATATCCGTCCGCCGTCTCGGAGCCGATGACGTACTTCGAGTTCGGCACCCTCGTCGCGCTGTGGCACTTCGCGCGCGTGGGTGTGGACGTGGTCGTCCTGGAGGTGGGCCTGGGCGGTCGGCTGGATGCGACGAACGCGGCGCGGCCCACGGTGACGGCGATCACCCCCGTCTCCTTCGACCACATGGAGTACCTGGGCCACACGCTCGGGGCCATCGCCGGAGAGAAGGCGGGCATCCTCAAGCCCGGCGTTCCGTGTGTGGTGTCGGCGCAGGAGCCGGAGGCGCTGGAGTCCATCGAAGTGAAGGCCCGCGCCCTGTCCGTCCCGCTGTGGGTGGAGGGCCGGGACTTCTCCGCCGAGCTCCAGTCCGATGGGAGCCTGTCGTACCGGGGGCCCACCTGGCGGCTGGAGGGACTTCGCCCCTCGCTGCGGGGACCCCATCAGCGGCAGAACGCCGCGGTGGCGCTGGCCTGTCTGGAGGCGCTCGACGCGCATGGGGTGCGGGTGTCCACCGAGGCCGCGAGGGCGGGGGTGGGCTCGGCGCGCTGGCCCGGCCGGCTGGAGGAAGTAGGGGAGCGGCCCATCGTCCTCATGGATGGCGCGCACAACCCCGCGGGTGTGGCGGTGCTGCTGGCGTCGCTCCGGGCGCTGTACTCGGGACGTCCCGTGCACTGTGTCTTCGGCGTGGTGGCGGACAAGGACCGGGGGCCGATGATGCGGGCCCTCTTCCCCGCGTGTGCTTCCGTGCAGCTGACGCCCTTGGACACTCCGCGCTCGCTGGCTCCGGAGGCCTACCTGGACGAGGCCCGCGCGCTGGTGTCCGACGTGACGGCGTGGCCGGACGTGGACGCGGCGCTGGCGGAGGCGCGCAGGCGAGCGGGCGCGGATGGCATCGTCCTGTGCACAGGCTCACTCTTCCTGGTGGGGATGGTGCGGGCGCGCACGCGCGGGCCCTGAAGGGTGGCCGCGAGCCGGCTGGACGACAGTGGCAAAGCCTTCCGGGGCTGTCTCCCGCCAGGTGGTGCACACGCGAGTGACCTTCCAGGGCGGGTCTTTTCGGCTCGAGTGCGCTGGGCGCGGGGGTGGAGGGGTTGAATCCTTGGCGCGTTGCATCAGCCGCCGTAGATTCAAGGCATGCGCCTGCCGGACTGGAGAGCCGCGACAACGACGGGGCCCGCCATCCCGTCCATCGACGAAGTCGACTTTCGGGCGCTGTATGTGAAGACGAACTACGTGGTGGAGACCGCGGACGGTTGGTCGCTGGTCATCACCCGTTACCGTCCGGTGAAGCAGCCCTTCGCCCAGCCGCTGTTCGGCGAGCCGCTGCTGCTGGTGCATGGCTTCTCGCAGAACCGGCACACGTGGACGAGCGGCCAGTTCGTCAAGAACCTGCTCTTCTTCGGCGTGGACATCCACATCCTGGAGCTGCGGGGGCACGGCAAGAGCTCGCTCGACTTCCAGCGGGAGAGGGCCGAGCGCTTCAAGCGCCCCGTGCCGCCGGACCTGAAGTACGGCTGGGACATCGACAGCTACTTCCTCTACGACTTGCCGGCGGCGGTCTCCGGGGTGAAGCGCATCACCCGCCGCGAGCGCATCTTCTACTGCGGCCACTCCATGGGCGGGATGCTGGGCTACGGCTACACCGGCATCCACGACGACTTCGAGGGCCTCATCACCATCGGCGCTCCGGCGGACCTGGGGCGCGGCTTCATGTTGCTGCGCATGCTGGCGCATGGCGCGCCGATGCTGGGCGGGATGATCGACCTGACGCTCGCGAGCATCAACGCGGGAGGGCAGGTGGGGGGCGTGGGGCAGAAGCTGCTGGCCCGGGGGCTGGGCGCGGTGAACTCGAAGCTGGGGCGCAGGCTGGAGCCCGAGTCCCGCGGCAAGCTCCGCTTCGACGCGGTGCCGGTGGACCTCATCCTCAAGTTCGTGGAGCGGCAGATCGGGAAGGCGGAGGACTCGCCGCTGTATCAGCAGCTCACGACCAAGGTGAACCGGCTCATCAATCCGGAGCGGGTGGGCTCGGATGACATCCGTTGGCTCCTGCGCGAGGGAGGGGAGCGCGAGCCCCGCAAGGTGCTGGAGCAGTTCGCCCGGTGGATTCGTCGCGGGGAGATGGTCTGCTACCGCACCGGCTACGACTTCAAGCGCGGCTTCGAGAAGATTCAAATCCCCATGGCCATCATCTTCGGGGACATGGACCCGCTGGCCTCGGTGGAGTCGACGCGCAGCGTGTATCGCGCGGCCAAGAGCGAGTACCTCCTCTGGCGGCCGGTGAAGGGCAACAGCCACATCGAGCTGACGATGGGGCACGACATCCGGCAAATCTGCTACGACATCAAGAACCTCATCGAGTACGCCCGGACACACCGCCACCGCTCGCCGGCCCTGCCGCGCCTGCGTTGAAGGGCCGTCCGGCTGGAAAGTTGGAGGGAAAGGCACGCGTGCTACCATCCGTGCCCTCTGTCAACGTGAACGGGAGTGGTTGATGAAGGCCTCAGCGGTGTGGCTGCTCGGCGTGGTGCTCGTGCCCTTCTGGGCGCTCGCGCAAGCCCCGGCGAACCTGAACACCATCACCAGCGTCCAGGTGAATGGCGGGACGGTGACCATCACCGGCTCGAAGAAGGCGAACTTCACCACCTTCACCATGACGGACCCGCCGCGGCTCGTCATCGACATCTCCGAGGCCGTCTTCTCCGACGTCCCCGAGGAGACGCCGGTGGGCAATGGCACCGTGACGGGCATCCGCACCGCCAGCTACGGCTCGGATGAGTCCGCCATCGCCCGCGTGCTCATCGGCTACGAGCGCGAGGTGGAGACCGACATCCAGGCCACGGACAGCCAGCTCGTCATCAAGGTGGTGGGCGGCGCGGGACAGGCCGTGGCCCAGGCTCCGGCCGCCACGGAGAAGCCCACGACGGATGGCTCCGCCGCCCAGGCCTCGGCCCGCGCGGATGCGGACCGTCAGGCCCAGGAGAAGGCCACCGCCGAGGCTTCCGCCCGCGCCGAGGCCGACCGCCAGGCCCAGGAGAAGGCCGCCGCCGAGGCCACCGCGCGGGCCCAGGCCGACGCGGAAGCCGAGAAGGAGCGCCAGCGGCAGCGGGATGCCGACGCGCGCGCCGAGGAGCAGCGCTCCGCCCAGGCCGCCGCCGACGAGCGCAAGCGCCAGGAAGAGGAGGCCCGTGCTTCCGCGCAGGCCGCCGCCGACGAGCGCAAGCGGCAGGAAGAGGAGGCCCGCGCCTCCGCCCAGGCCGCGGAAGAGGAGCGTCGTGCCTCCGCCCAGGCCTCCGCCGACCAGAAGAAGCGCGAGCAGGAGGAGTCGCGCGCGGCCGCGAAGACCGCCGCGGACGAGAAGCGCGCCGCCGCGCAGGCCGCGGAGGAGGAGCGTCGTGCGTCGGCCCAGGCGGCGAAGGACGAGAAGCGTGCCGCGGCGCAGGCCGCGAAGGACGAGGCCGCGGAGGCCCGCCGTCAGCGCGAGGAGGAGGCCCGCGCAGAGCGTGAGCGCCGTCAGCAGGAGCGCCTGGCCATGGCCACGCCCCGCGAGCGTCGTGAAGTGGCCAGCGGCGGGGACTCGGCCGAGGTGTCGTCGCGGCGCAAGACGATGACGCTGGTCGGGTTCCAGCAGCAGCCCGGGGCCTCGCGTGTCTTCATCCAGACGAATGAGCCGGCGCGCTACACCGTGAGCGAGCAGGGCACCGCGGTGGTGCTGGAGCTGGAGAACAGCCGCATCGACCTGAGCAACAACACGCGCCCGCTGGACACGTCCTACTTCAACTCGCCCGTCACCAAGGTGGAGGCGGACGCGGATGGCCGCAATGTGCGTGTCACCATCCAGCTCCGGCAGAACGCTCCGGTCCAGGCCCGGCAGGACGGCAACGTCATTTCGTTGGATTTTCAGCGCACGGCTCGGTGATAAGGGTCCGCGCGCGGCCGTGGCGCGGCATACCCTTCGCCCCTGAATGAGCCTCCTCGTTCCGCTCGCCGCTGCGCTGTTGATGTCCACGGCGCAGTTTCCGCTCGCCACCCAGGTTCAGCTCCCCTCCGGCGAGACGGTGGAGCTGGCGGCTGACTTCCTCACCTACGAAGCCGACAAGCAGCTCCTCACCGCGCGCGGCCACTGCGAGCTGCGCACCGGCGAGATGCTGCTGCGCTCGGACGAGGTGACCTACGACGAGGCGAACCAGGTGGCCACGGCCACCGGCAACGTCATGTTCGTGGGGCCGGGCGGCATGGCCGCCGTGGCGGACGACGTGAGGGTGGACATCCGCACCTTCGAGGCCACGCTCAAGGGCGGCCTCTTCATGCAGAAGAAGGGCGTCACCCAGGAGGCGATGCTCGCGGCGAAGAACCCCGAGGAGCTTCGCTCGATGGGGGAGACGCCCGTGATTCTCAGCGGCTCGCGCATCCGCCGCACGGGGCCCAACGCCTTCGTGGTGGATGACCTGGCCTTCACCCCATGCGAGTGCGGCCCGGATGAGCCCAGCTGGCGCATGGAGGCCAGCTCCGCCAACGTCGTCCTGGGCGAACGCGCCACGCTGTCCTGGCCCGTGGTGTATGTGCAGTCCGTCCCGGTCTTCGCGCTGCCGTGGGTCTACCTGCCCCTGTCCGAGCGGCGCACGGGCTTCCTCCTCCCCAGCCCGACGATCTCGGGCCTCAATGGCATCAGCGTGCAGCAGCCGTTCTTCCTCACGCTGGGGCGCAGCTACGACCTGACGATCACGCCGGGCTACTATTCGGGGTCGGGCGACGACAAGGACATCCGGCTCTACGACTCGGACCCGGTTCCCGGCCCTGATGCGGTCACGTTGTCGGAGTACAGGCTGCCTCGGAACGTCGGCGTGAAGGGCCCCAGGTTGCTCACGGAGTTCCGCTACGTGCCCAGCGAGCGGACCCGCGGGCGCGTCACGCTGGGGTTGTTGCACGACTCCCAGCCTCTGCGAGACCCCAGGACAGGCGACTTCTATTTCTACCCGACGCCCGAGGGGGAGATTCCGCGCTACATCGATAAGCCGCGGGGCTGGCGGGGCGAGGCGTCGTGGCAGCACCTCCAGGACCTGGGCTCGGGCTGGTTCGACCGGGTCGACGCGGCGTTCGTCTCGGACGGCTTCTACACGCGAGACCTCAACGCCGACATCCTCATCCAGGGCGTGGATTACCTGCGCAGCAACGCCACCGTGTATCAGCGCCAGGCGGACCTCTACGCGGGCCTGGATGTCTCACTGCGACAGGACATCCGCTTCGCCTATCAGTTCTTCAGGGAGAACCGGGTGCCCGCCGGAGCCAAGGATGCTCCGACGGGCTCGCCCATCCTGCCTCGGCCGAAGACCTTCCAGCGCTTGCCCGGCCTCGTGTTCGCGCTGCCGGAGCGTCCGTTGGACGGCCTGCTGGGGCTCACCGGAGGGTTGCGCGCGGAGTTCACGCGCCTGGCGCCCTACAGCGGGGGCTTTGGCGACGAGGGCGTCGACGGCATCTTCCGGCCCGACGGGCTGTATGTCCCGCTGGGCATCCAAGGCACCTCGCCCCTCGACCTGGGACAAGCCAACGGTCGCTTCGACCCGGGAGACCGCGAGGCGAGAGACCGCATCGACTTCACCTCGCGCCTCTCCACCTCCGTGGCCTTGGGGAACGTCGCGCGCATGACGCCCTCGCTGTCGCTGCGCCAGGATGTCTGGGCCGGCGAGTACTCCGGCAAGGCGTGGCAGCGGGGCTATCCCATCGCGGGGCTTCTGCTGGACACCCAGCTGGTCCGCACGTGGGAGGGGGAGAAGGCGGCGGTGCGCCACGCCATCACGCCCTCGCTGGAGCTGCGCTACGTGCCGGGCGGGTGGGGCAGCGTGCCCTTCGTGCGCGCGGGTGATGGCGACTTCGCGCAGCCCTACGACGAAATCGATTTCGCCGTCCCGCTCACGCGGGCAGGGGCCACCCGAGGCTTCCTCCAGGGGGTGCTGGCCGTGGAGCAGTCGCTGCGCCTGAAGACCGGCAACTGGATTCGCGAGCCCCTCCGGCTGCGCCTCGGGCAAGGCTTCGACCTGACGCGCTACGTGCCCGCGGCCAACAAGCCCGTGGATATCAACTCACAGCCGATCCTTCGCGACACCTTCGCGCGGGTGAGCACGAGCGCGGGCATCCTCAACGGCGGTGCGATGGTCCGGTTCGACCCGAACACCGGCCGCTTCACCCAGCTCAGCGCAGACTTCTCCATCGACGACGGCAAGGGGCACGCGCTCTACGCCCGCTATGACGACGTCCTCACGGTCAGCGACCGGGCCTTCAACCGCGGTGAGCCGCGCAACGCCGTGGGGCCGGATTCCATCCGACGCCCTCTGGATGCCTTGGTAGGCAGTCTATCCCGGGAAACGCCCGGTCTCTTTGCAACCGAGCGGACTCAGGCCCTCATCGCGGGTACGCGTTTGATGCTCGGATTTGGCCTCGGGGTGCGGTACGAAGCCTTGGTGCAGCCGCCCTCCCAGGATCCAACAAACCAAGAGATCTCACAAAACAGGATCTTCAATCCTCTCACACAACAGACACTGGGCGTGTCCTACGGTCCCGCATGTGACTGTTGGCGCGTCGAGGGCGTAGTGACTCTGCGGCGTGATCTCGGACTGGAATTTTCTGGTGTGAATTTCACGGTCGCGGGATTGGGTTCCTTCGGGTCAGGCGGCTAGGAATCACTCGGTGTGAACGGTGGTTCCCAAATCCCCCCCAGTAGCCAGGAGAAGTATTTCGTGTCGGACCTCGGAAAACGAATCGGCCAGCGCATCCGCGAGCTTCGTACGCAGAGGCCGGAGCGGTGGACGCAGGAAGAGCTCGCGGAGCGGGCTCAGATCAGCGTCTCCTTTCTTTCCATGATCGAGCGCGGCGAGCGCGTCCCCCACGTGGAGACACTCGCCGCCCTGGCCAACGCCCTTGGCGTCAGCCTGGGTGAGCTTTTCACTGGGACGGAGCAGACCCTTGCCCAGACAGAGGACCTGTTGCGTCCCCTGTCGGACTTCGCACGCGCCCGGGGCCTCACCGCCCGGGACGTGGACCGCCTGCTCGGGGTCGCCCGGGTGATGTTCAGCGGCACTGTCGCCTGAACACCCCCCTCCTGGACCCCCGTTGGACGCAAGGGGTCCACGGTCTTCCAGTCCTGTTCTTGACTGGACGGTAGGTAGACCGAGAAGATGGCGGAAATGCGCTGTGCGCTGCTCGCGCACAGCGTGGTTCCATCCTCGTCAAGGAGTCTTCGTTGATGCGTCCGGGTCTGGCCTCTCTGGTGGCCTTCACGAGCATGGTGTGGTTGGCGTGCTCTTCGCCGGCTCCTGCCACGCTTGAGTTCGTGGATCAGAATCCGCCCCGGCCTCGGCTGGGTGAAATCACCACGCTGCGCTTCCGCGCCGTGGACACGCGTGGCAGTCCGCAGGCGGGAACGCGGGTGACCTTCGCGCTCCAGTCTCCGGTGCCGGGCGTGGAGTTGTCGCCCACCGAGGGGACGACCAACCCCGGTGACGGCATGGTCTCCGTGCAGATTGTCGCGCGTGGCGGCCGGGTCGCCTCGGCGGTGGTCGTGGCCTCGGCGGGAGAGGGCGGGGAGGTCAAGACGGTCATCTCGCCCGTCATCGCCTTCGCTGGTACCAACTCCAGCTCGCGCCAGCTCACGTTCCAGTGTGGCTCGTTCGCCGGTGACGGCTCGGGTCTCCACCACGCCATCGGCGCCTGGGATGAGACGCGCCACCTCATCGCGGGCGTCAAGCTGAACTGCATCGCCCACGTGGGTGACCGCAACGGCGACGGCATCGAGGGCGCGCAGGTGTCCTTCCTCACGGAGGCCGGCACCATCGGTCCCTCCGCGACGTCCGTGACGGACGTGGTCGGCAACGCCCTGGTCCTCTACAAGACCTCGCTGCCGCTGCCGCTGGACGTGGAGCCGGGTGAGTTCACCTGGAACCCGACCAACGACTCCACGCACACGGGCGAGTACATCGCGCCGCTGTGGATGCACCCGTTCCTCTGGGAGGAGAACCCGGTGGCGGCCCACGGCAACACCGCGCCGCAGCCCTTCGTGACGCGCCCGGAGCCCCGTCGCCCCGACCCCATCCGGCCGGGAATCACCTTGAACCCGCGCGACAACCTGGTCTCCCTCATCGCCGTCACGGCGGGCGAGGAAGCCTTCGACGACAACAACAACAATGGCCAGTGGGACCAGGGCGAGCCCTTCGTCGACCTGACCGAGCCCTTCGTCGACAGCAACGACAACGGCACGTGGGACGCGAACGAGCGCTTCGTCGACACCAACGGCGACGGTCGCTGGAACGGCAAGAATGGCGCCTTCGATGCCTCCACGCTCATCTGGGCGCAGGAGCGCATCATCTGGACGGGCTGGCCGCACGCGCTGGACCGCCCGGAGACCGTGCGTCAGCTCATCCCGGCGCCCAACGCGCCCCCCGTCGCGATTGCCCACTTCAGCTCGGCCCGCTCCACGTTCCTCGTGGCGGACCCCTGGTACAACCGCATGGCCCAGAACTCGGATGGCGATGGCTGCAAGGGCGGCGCCGAGGGCCCGGTGGAGATCGAGCCGTTCGTGACGGGCGTCATCGCCTTCACGTACCCCTCGTACCACATCGAGCAGTACATCATCAGCGACCGGCACGATGAGACGCAGGAGCCGCAGCCGGGGCCGTTCCCGTCGGCCGTCAACTGGAAGGCCGACGCGACCTGCACGTACACCGCCGCGCAGCTCGAGGGGCACAAGGCCTTCGTGGCCGCTCCGACGCTGTCGGGCACCGTGCTCTGATGTAAACCAGCGGGCTCCCGGAGAAGTACCCATTGACCCCGGGAGCCTGCATCCGTAGGGTCCGCACCGGCTGATTGAAGAATCAACCGGCCGGTGGAGGACGTCGTGGGCCAGAGCAAGTCGGCGGCGGACAACGGCAACCGCGAGAGCGAACGCCGCCGGACCATCCTGCGTGCGGCCATCGATGTGTTCGCCCGCAAGGGCTACCACGGCTGCCGCATCGCCGACGTCGCCAAGGAGGCCGGTGTCGCCTACGGCCTCGTCTACCACTACTTCAAGAACAAGGATGAGCTGCTGGAGACCGTGTTCGACACGGGCTGGAGCGGCTTCGTCACGCGTGTGCGCGTGGTGGTGGAGGGCGAAGGTTCGCTGGAGGCCAAGGTCCGCGGCGTGGTGGAAGTGGCCTTCGAGGCGTACCGCGTGGACCCTCGCGCGGTGAAGGTCCTCATCCTGGAGATTGCGCGCAGCCCCGCGGGCTCTCGCATCAACCGGCAGACGGCCTTCGTGGACGCCATCCGCTTGAGCTCGGAGCTGTTCACCCGGGCGAAGGAAGCGGGGGAGCTGCGCGCGGACGCGGACCCGCTGCTGTCCTCCGCGCTGCTCTTCGGCGCCATCGAGATGGGGCTGACCGCCTTCGTCACGGGACTCGCGGACTCGCGGGATGCGCAGGCGCTCGAGCGCGCCAAGGCGCAGATTGCCGACACCTTCCTTCACGGCGTCCTGGTCGGCGCGTCGCCAGGCGCGGAGAAAGACGAATGGAAGCCGGAGACGTCCTCTACGAAGTCCAAGGCCCCCAAGCCCTCCTGACCGTCAACCGGCCCAAGGCGCGCAACGCCTTGTCGCCCTCGGTGGTGAAGGCGTTGATGGATGGCCTGGAGCGCGCGGACGCGGACTCCGCCGTGCGCGTGGTGGTGCTCACCGGCGCGGGCGAGAAGGTCTTCTGCGCGGGCGGAGACCTGGGGCAGATGACGGGTGACGCGGGCTTTCTCTCCACCCACGAGGGGCGCCGCTCCTACGGGAAGCTGCTGGCCCGCTTCCAGGAGGTCCGCAAGCCGACGGTGGCGCGCGTCAACGGCCATGCGCTGGCCGGGGGCCTGGGCCTGGTGCTCGCGTGTGACCTGGCGGTCGCGGTGGAGGGCGCGGACCTGGGCACGCCCGAAATCGACGTGGGCTTGTTCCCCATGATGATGATGGCGCTCTTGCAGCGCCACGTGGGCCGCAAGCGGGCGCTGGAGCTGGTGCTCACCGGCGACCGGCTCTCCGCGCGCGACGCGTTGTCACTCGGGCTGCTCAACCGCGTGGTGCCCGCGGCGGAGCTGGATGGCGCGGTGGCGGCGCTGGCCCACAAGCTCGCGGGCAAGAGTCAGTCGGTGCTCGCGCTGGGGCGCCGCGCCTTCTTCACCGCGGAGGACCTGCCCCTGCCCGCGGCGCTGGAGTTCCTCGCGTCGCAGCTGTCGCTCAACGTGCTGGCCGAGGACGCCGCCGAGGGCGTCTCGGCCTTCCTGGAGAAGCGGCCTCCTCAGTGGAAGGACCGCTGAGCTGAGCCAGGACGGCCCTCACTGAGCGCCGGCCCCCGTCTCCCCGCTGGCCATGGCTGGCGGGGTGGGGAAGAAGTCCAGGCGCAACAGGGATTCACCATCCACCCAGCGACCGCCCACCTTCACGCCCCAGTGGAGGTGGGGGCCGGTGACGCGGCCGGTGCTGCCCACCTCGCCGATGCGCTGGCCCTGCGTCACCTTGGCGCCATTCTTCACGTGGATGCGCGACAGGTGGAAGTACGACGTGTAGAGGTCCGCGCCGTGGTGGATGAGCACCGTCTTGCCCGCGGCGTAGTTGTCGCGCGTCATCACCACGGTGCCTTCGTTGCTGGCCATCACCGGGGCGCCCGGGTCTCCGTCGAGGTCCACGCCGAAGTGCTGGCTGGACAGCTTGCCGTTGAAGGTGCGCTTGTCGCCGAAGGGCGCGGTGATGCGGTCCTGCCGAGGGCGCACGAAGTTCTGCGCGAAGTGGGGCGAGCTGAAGGGCTGGTCGAACGCCGCCGCGAAGGCACGCTTGTCCGCGGCGATGCGGGTCCTCACGGAGGCGGGGGGCTCCACGTACTTTCCGGACACCTTCAGCTCTCGCGCGGGATAGCCCGGCTCCACAACGTCCAGCGTCCCGGCCAGCTCCACCGGCGCGCCGCCCGCGAGCGCGGGGGCTTCCACGTGCACCATGGCGCTCCCGGGCGCGAGCTCCACGGAGAGCCCCGTCACCGCGAGGAAGCCCTCGCCCCAGGCGAAGAACTTCAGGGGGCGCCCCGCGAGGGTCCCCGTGGGCATCCCCGCCAGGCCTCGCACGGCCACCATCACCGGGTCTCCCGGCCGGGCCGAGCCCGGGTGCAGTGAGAGCTGAGGCCTTGCCTGCGCCACCGCCACCGCGACGGGCGTGGCGGAGGAGGGCTCCGCGGCCTGGGCACTGGCACCGAGGGCAAGCAGCGCGAGCGTCCATCGAGAGGAAAGGGAATATCGCGAGCGTGCGGGAAGCGAAGCCATGAGTGGTTCCCGTTACACCACGAAGTCCAGGGGGCTTCCCAGGGTGAGAAGTGGGAGTGTCGGACGCCTGGACTGCAACCCGGCAGGGGAGCGGTACTCGGACGATGGCAGGTGCTCGACAGTGTCCACGCCCGGACGTCGGAGAGCCCGGAAACGGAAGGCGGAAGGGCGTGTGGACGGGCAACCGGCTGATTGGCGTGGGGTGGAGCCTTACCGGCGCACCTCCGGGCTCCCTACCTTCTTCTCCGGACCCGATTGGCCTTGAGGAGATTCGCGGATGCCTCGTCCCTATAGCTTCGACCATTTCCAGGTGCCGAAGACCCTGCCGCAGAGCCGCAGCATGCGCCGGAGGGACAAGGCGCATCTGGCTCAGTCCCGCGCGCATCCGGAGGAGCAGGCGGGGCGGGAGGAGGGGGTCCACTACGGGCGGTCCTTCTCCGAGACGGAGGAGCTCTTCCACGCGCGGCAGATGGAGGCGCAGCTCGAGGAGCTCGCGAACGCATCGCCCGAAACCCGCGTGTCTCGCGGTGGCTCGGGGATGAAGCGCGGCGCACGGGGCAAGGAGCGCAAGGGGCATCCGGTCCTGCGCGGCACGCTGCCCATCGGGGCGCTGCCTCCCACGCGGGAGCAGCCACCACGGGGCCGGCTGCCGGACCTGCTCGACGAGGCGGGGCGCCACCTCCAGAGCATGAGAGGGGGGCTGGGCGACGTGGCCAAGGCGATGGCTCGGCTGGCGTCGCTGCCCGTCGAGGTGGTGCGCCTGGCGGTGCGGCGCTTCAGTCCCGCCGAAGGGTGAAGAGCACGCGCGCGTGGAGCTGACGCTCGTCTCGTACAACATCCACAGCGGCATCGGGACGGACGGTCGCTTCGACCTGGGCCGCGTGGGTGAGGTGCTCCGCGAAGTGCGAGCGGACATCGTCGCGCTGCAGGAGGTGGGCGACTTTCGCGGGCGCACCTCCCGCGAGGACCAGCCCGAGCACCTGGCCGACATGCTCGGCATGCACATGGCCTTCGGGCCCAATGTCGTGCGAAACGGCCGTCGCTATGGCAACGCCATCCTCACGCGGCTGCCCATCCTCCACTCGAAGAACTACGACTTGAGCGTGGAGCGGCGCGAGCCTCGGGGCGCGCTGCGCTGCGACCTGGACCTGGGCGGCGGGCTGCAGCTCCACGTCTTCTCCCTCCACCTGGGGCTGC
Encoded here:
- a CDS encoding TetR/AcrR family transcriptional regulator, encoding MGQSKSAADNGNRESERRRTILRAAIDVFARKGYHGCRIADVAKEAGVAYGLVYHYFKNKDELLETVFDTGWSGFVTRVRVVVEGEGSLEAKVRGVVEVAFEAYRVDPRAVKVLILEIARSPAGSRINRQTAFVDAIRLSSELFTRAKEAGELRADADPLLSSALLFGAIEMGLTAFVTGLADSRDAQALERAKAQIADTFLHGVLVGASPGAEKDEWKPETSSTKSKAPKPS
- a CDS encoding enoyl-CoA hydratase/isomerase family protein, translating into MEAGDVLYEVQGPQALLTVNRPKARNALSPSVVKALMDGLERADADSAVRVVVLTGAGEKVFCAGGDLGQMTGDAGFLSTHEGRRSYGKLLARFQEVRKPTVARVNGHALAGGLGLVLACDLAVAVEGADLGTPEIDVGLFPMMMMALLQRHVGRKRALELVLTGDRLSARDALSLGLLNRVVPAAELDGAVAALAHKLAGKSQSVLALGRRAFFTAEDLPLPAALEFLASQLSLNVLAEDAAEGVSAFLEKRPPQWKDR
- a CDS encoding endonuclease/exonuclease/phosphatase family protein, whose translation is MELTLVSYNIHSGIGTDGRFDLGRVGEVLREVRADIVALQEVGDFRGRTSREDQPEHLADMLGMHMAFGPNVVRNGRRYGNAILTRLPILHSKNYDLSVERREPRGALRCDLDLGGGLQLHVFSLHLGLRVSERRRQEALLLGSDILRDAVRKDPAVVCGDFNYWGNGAVPSLVRKAIHDAALELGTPARTYPTGWPLLRLDRIYVDSGVRPLAIHPHRTALSRRASDHLPLVLRFEAPIAVATTPSPPVQLIG
- a CDS encoding M23 family metallopeptidase encodes the protein MASLPARSRYSLSSRWTLALLALGASAQAAEPSSATPVAVAVAQARPQLSLHPGSARPGDPVMVAVRGLAGMPTGTLAGRPLKFFAWGEGFLAVTGLSVELAPGSAMVHVEAPALAGGAPVELAGTLDVVEPGYPARELKVSGKYVEPPASVRTRIAADKRAFAAAFDQPFSSPHFAQNFVRPRQDRITAPFGDKRTFNGKLSSQHFGVDLDGDPGAPVMASNEGTVVMTRDNYAAGKTVLIHHGADLYTSYFHLSRIHVKNGAKVTQGQRIGEVGSTGRVTGPHLHWGVKVGGRWVDGESLLRLDFFPTPPAMASGETGAGAQ
- a CDS encoding LPS-assembly protein LptD, with product MSLLVPLAAALLMSTAQFPLATQVQLPSGETVELAADFLTYEADKQLLTARGHCELRTGEMLLRSDEVTYDEANQVATATGNVMFVGPGGMAAVADDVRVDIRTFEATLKGGLFMQKKGVTQEAMLAAKNPEELRSMGETPVILSGSRIRRTGPNAFVVDDLAFTPCECGPDEPSWRMEASSANVVLGERATLSWPVVYVQSVPVFALPWVYLPLSERRTGFLLPSPTISGLNGISVQQPFFLTLGRSYDLTITPGYYSGSGDDKDIRLYDSDPVPGPDAVTLSEYRLPRNVGVKGPRLLTEFRYVPSERTRGRVTLGLLHDSQPLRDPRTGDFYFYPTPEGEIPRYIDKPRGWRGEASWQHLQDLGSGWFDRVDAAFVSDGFYTRDLNADILIQGVDYLRSNATVYQRQADLYAGLDVSLRQDIRFAYQFFRENRVPAGAKDAPTGSPILPRPKTFQRLPGLVFALPERPLDGLLGLTGGLRAEFTRLAPYSGGFGDEGVDGIFRPDGLYVPLGIQGTSPLDLGQANGRFDPGDREARDRIDFTSRLSTSVALGNVARMTPSLSLRQDVWAGEYSGKAWQRGYPIAGLLLDTQLVRTWEGEKAAVRHAITPSLELRYVPGGWGSVPFVRAGDGDFAQPYDEIDFAVPLTRAGATRGFLQGVLAVEQSLRLKTGNWIREPLRLRLGQGFDLTRYVPAANKPVDINSQPILRDTFARVSTSAGILNGGAMVRFDPNTGRFTQLSADFSIDDGKGHALYARYDDVLTVSDRAFNRGEPRNAVGPDSIRRPLDALVGSLSRETPGLFATERTQALIAGTRLMLGFGLGVRYEALVQPPSQDPTNQEISQNRIFNPLTQQTLGVSYGPACDCWRVEGVVTLRRDLGLEFSGVNFTVAGLGSFGSGG
- a CDS encoding helix-turn-helix domain-containing protein produces the protein MSDLGKRIGQRIRELRTQRPERWTQEELAERAQISVSFLSMIERGERVPHVETLAALANALGVSLGELFTGTEQTLAQTEDLLRPLSDFARARGLTARDVDRLLGVARVMFSGTVA